Proteins from a genomic interval of Rosa chinensis cultivar Old Blush chromosome 2, RchiOBHm-V2, whole genome shotgun sequence:
- the LOC112190720 gene encoding B3 domain-containing protein Os11g0197600 isoform X2: MGSCSRRREDEGSENPGFYKCVDYSVLSTGKLKVPQDFCENFEVKVPHQCHLETFSGSWLVGLKRISREFFFKKGWREFVEGNCLKLGEYMVLQYIGHAKFNVEIYGLNRCNKMSKAGKSDRLLDDFDVIVVDSDSDSEIEFPRELVCGRKLSRRGRPRNLATVNRSGNPCFSVQMCQTHVTKGPLLTPRSFMRNTHKPKKVELQVGDMVWEVNWIHPYQKSSRFSGGWLRFVSHNGLQEGDLCDFELISKTNEVAVMNVSFRKM; encoded by the exons ATGGGTTCTTGCAGCAGAAGAAGAGAGGATGAAGGCTCTGAAAATCCAGGCTTCTACAAGTGTGTTGATTACTCTGTTCTTTCAACAGGGAAGCTT AAAGTCCCCCAAGATTTTTGTGAGAATTTTGAAGTAAAGGTGCCTCATCAATGCCACCTTGAGACTTTTTCTGGATCTTGGCTTGTTGGTTTGAAAAGGATTAGTAGAGAGTTCTTCTTCAAAAAGGGTTGGAGGGAATTTGTAGAgggaaattgtttgaaactAGGTGAATATATGGTCTTGCAGTACATTGGACATGCAAAGTTCAATGTTGAAATTTATGGGCTCAATCGTTGCAATAAGATGTCAAAGGCTGGGAAAAGTGACAGGCTTCTTGATGATTTTGATGTGATTGTTGTGGACTCTGATTCAGATTCTGAAATTGAGTTTCCTA GGGAACTGGTTTGTGGAAGAAAATTGTCAAGGAGAGGTAGACCTCGTAATTTAGCCACCGTAAACCGTTCTGGAAATCCCTGCTTCAGTGTCCAGATGTGCCAGACTCATGTGACCAAGGGACCATTG CTCACACCAAGGAGCTTCATGAGGAACACACACAAGCCAAAGAAAGTTGAGCTTCAAGTTGGAGACATGGTCTGGGAGGTGAACTGGATCCATCCTTACCAGAAGTCTAGTAGGTTCAGTGGAGGCTGGCTACGTTTTGTGAGCCATAACGGATTGCAAGAGGGAGATTTATGTGACTTTGAGCTGATATCGAAGACAAATGAGGTTGCGGTGATGAACGTTTCTTTTAGGAAAAT
- the LOC112190720 gene encoding B3 domain-containing protein Os11g0197600 isoform X1: protein MSLFSVRAKLIQTPKRRGSKANSVMGSCSRRREDEGSENPGFYKCVDYSVLSTGKLKVPQDFCENFEVKVPHQCHLETFSGSWLVGLKRISREFFFKKGWREFVEGNCLKLGEYMVLQYIGHAKFNVEIYGLNRCNKMSKAGKSDRLLDDFDVIVVDSDSDSEIEFPRELVCGRKLSRRGRPRNLATVNRSGNPCFSVQMCQTHVTKGPLLTPRSFMRNTHKPKKVELQVGDMVWEVNWIHPYQKSSRFSGGWLRFVSHNGLQEGDLCDFELISKTNEVAVMNVSFRKM, encoded by the exons GAGCAAAGCTTATTCAGACCCCAAAAAGAAGAGGTAGCAAAGCCAACTCTGTGATGGGTTCTTGCAGCAGAAGAAGAGAGGATGAAGGCTCTGAAAATCCAGGCTTCTACAAGTGTGTTGATTACTCTGTTCTTTCAACAGGGAAGCTT AAAGTCCCCCAAGATTTTTGTGAGAATTTTGAAGTAAAGGTGCCTCATCAATGCCACCTTGAGACTTTTTCTGGATCTTGGCTTGTTGGTTTGAAAAGGATTAGTAGAGAGTTCTTCTTCAAAAAGGGTTGGAGGGAATTTGTAGAgggaaattgtttgaaactAGGTGAATATATGGTCTTGCAGTACATTGGACATGCAAAGTTCAATGTTGAAATTTATGGGCTCAATCGTTGCAATAAGATGTCAAAGGCTGGGAAAAGTGACAGGCTTCTTGATGATTTTGATGTGATTGTTGTGGACTCTGATTCAGATTCTGAAATTGAGTTTCCTA GGGAACTGGTTTGTGGAAGAAAATTGTCAAGGAGAGGTAGACCTCGTAATTTAGCCACCGTAAACCGTTCTGGAAATCCCTGCTTCAGTGTCCAGATGTGCCAGACTCATGTGACCAAGGGACCATTG CTCACACCAAGGAGCTTCATGAGGAACACACACAAGCCAAAGAAAGTTGAGCTTCAAGTTGGAGACATGGTCTGGGAGGTGAACTGGATCCATCCTTACCAGAAGTCTAGTAGGTTCAGTGGAGGCTGGCTACGTTTTGTGAGCCATAACGGATTGCAAGAGGGAGATTTATGTGACTTTGAGCTGATATCGAAGACAAATGAGGTTGCGGTGATGAACGTTTCTTTTAGGAAAAT